In Bacteroides cellulosilyticus, the genomic stretch GCCGAGTGGTACAAGAATTCCAGCGAAGACCTTTTGTATGCTGTTCCTGTTCCGGAACAAGCCGGTGTGTCCAATACTACCGTTACAATGAATGCCGCCTCGATGAACAACTCCGGTTTTGAGTTTTCGGCTACCTACCGCAACCGCGACCATGACTTCAAGTATGAACTTTCGGCCAACCTCAGCACGTTGCGCAACCGTGTGACTTCGTTAGGCTTTGGTACCGACTCTTACATCTCCGGAGCCTACATTACCAATGTAGGCCAAGAAATAGGTCAGTTCTACGGCTGGGTTTATGACGGTATTGCCCGCACACAGGAAGATTTGGACAACCATGCCACTCAAGAGAGCGCCCAGATTGGCGACTGCCTCTATAAGGACGTAAGCGGACCGAACGGTGAACCCGACGGTAAAGTAGACGCCAACGACCAAGTGGTGCTGGGCAGCGGTATGCCTAAGATTCATTTCGGTCTTAGTGCCCGCTTTGAATACAAGCGTTTTGACTTGAGCATCGCAACTTTCGGTGCGCTGAACTATCACGTCAGCGATGACATATACAACTCGCTTAACTCTTCCTACGGCTGGGGAAACAAAGAGGTGGGTATGCTCGATGCCAACCGCTTTAGCGAAGACGGCGGCACTTACCTCTCCAACGTGCCGCGCACCTATGTCACCAACAGTGCCAGCCTGGCTTGGAACGACCTTTTCAGTTCACGCAAGATTCAGAACGCAGCCTACTGGAAGATTGCCAATGTAGAATTGGGCTACAACTTCCCTGACGGGTGGTTCGGCAAATATGTATCTGATGTACGTTTCTACGTGTCAGCACAGAATCTCCACACATTCACCGGCTATCACGGTTATAATGTTGACTATGCGGGAGGAACTTTCACCCCGGGATATAACTTCTGTTCTTATCCTACTGCACGCACCTTCATGTGTGGCGTTCATTTTACATTCTAACCGTACTATCTGGTACCTAAATACTAAAAACATATCTTATGAAACTAAAGAAATATTCACTTGCTCTCATCTTGGGACTTAGCACTCTATTTTCTTGCAATGACAATTTAGGTCTGTTGAATCCCAACCAGCAAACCTCAAGTACTTTCGGCTTTAATGCCGATGATTTGGAGGAATGCGTGATTGCCGCCTACAACCACATCCGTATGGAGGGTTCATACGCCCGTGTAGGCTACACCATCGACGTGTGCCGTGGCGATGAAGCCTGGAACTCTTCACAAGTGTGGTATATGCCTTTCGATGACCTGAATGCAGAAGTCACTTCAGACATTACGTGGTGGCCCTGGCGGGAATGGTATTACACCATCAACGTATGCAACTTCGCCATTTCCCGTTTGGATGAAGATAACAGCCAACTTTCTGATAAGATGAAACGCATCAAAGGACAAGTGCTTTTCCTGCGCGGACTGTCGTACTATAACTTGGTCGGTTATTATCAGAATCCGCCCCTCATTACGGACTACGCCACCTACTCCTCGCTCGAAGGACTTTATGGCAGCAACAGTACCTACGATGACGTACTCGACCAGATAGAAAAAGATTTCCAGGGAGCGATTGAATTGCTTCCTTCCCGCGACGAAGGCAGCGAGTGGAGCGGCGGACGTGCCACCTGCGGTGCTGCGGCAGGCTATTATGCCCGCGCCCTCATGATGCGCCAAAAGTACAGCGACGCACTCCCGGTGCTGAAAGACATCATCGGCAAGAAGTATGGCACTTATAGACTGATGGACAACTATGGAGATAATTTCCGTGAAGGTTCGGCCTACGAGAACAATGCAGAGAGCCTCTTCGAAGTGCAGTACCTCGACTATGGAGCGCAGGGCACCGATGATGAATGGACTCCGGTGAACACAAGCCCCAATGCCACACAAGGGTCGGCCGTTGAGAGCAACTTCGCTCCCGGCAACTATGGTGGTTGGGCTGATATATCAGCTTCACCCTGGCTCTATCAGCTTTTTAAAGGAGAGCGCACCACGAATGGTACACTCGACCCACGTCTTTACTGGACCATCGGAACCTACGAGCCCGACTGGGCGGATTTCGAGTTTGGCAATGTAGCTTATACGCAAACACTTACAGCCACCGACAATATCGTGACCAACAACATTTACGGTGGCCTTCCGATTGCCAAATTCACGAATCTCCGTACCGGTCTGTACAGCACCGTCGTTACAGGTTTGAAATGTGGTATCAACCTGCGCCTGATGCGCTATTCTGATGTACTGCTACGTGCCGCTGAATGCGAAAACGAGGTTAATGGTCCCACACAGCAGGCTATCGACTGGATCAACGAGGTGCGTAACCGCGCCAATCTGGCAGACTTAGAGCTTCAGGACTTCAGCAACGCCGACAAACTCTTCGAACAGATAGCCAATGTGGAACGTCCTAAGGAGTTCGGTTGCGAATTCGGTCGAGGCTTCGACCTCATCCGCTGGGGCTTCTTCTACAACAACGGCCGCTTGCAGCAGCTCAAGGAACACGGCACGGTACGCCGCTCTACAGTGGGAGTAAAGAATCCTGTGAACTACAGCGATATAGCAAACGATTCTGAACTGAAGAGCACTTTCGATACCTACTTACCGGGACACGAATTCCTGCCCATTGTGCAGCAGTTGATGAACAACAATCCAAATTTGAGAGGTAATTCCGCCAACTACAGCACGGATAACTCCTCTTATTTCAGTAGCAATGGCTGGACAGTACGTCCGGTTGTAGATTTAAGCAAATAAACAAGAAACGTTAATCAATTAATTTAAGACAATGAGATTACTCAAAAAAATAGCATACGCTTGCTGTTCCGTAACCTTAGGGTTGCTGGCACTGACAGGTTGCGAGGGTGGCGAACTTTACGATGTAAACGCCCCCGATTGGATTTCCGATAAGATACAGGAAATAGAAGACTCGAAGAAACAACCGGAAGAAGAAGTGCTTGAAGGCATGCAAGAAGATGTGTACACCATCGGAAATACGGATTTCACCTCCGGCTGGTGGGCTGCTTTCTCCAAGTATTACGTGGTACCCGATGGCGAGAAGTGGAATGCGGTGATCAACCTCCACATCAACCCGGCCGACAACACGTATTACAAGAACTTTGCCCTTGTCATCACCAACGATGTGGATCGTGGAGGTACAGGATATGCCGAATACGGAGTCATCCGCTTTGACGTCACAGGTAGCCCTGAAACTTACAATTCACAGTGGGGCGATCATATCAATTTCCAGTACATCTCGGGCACGTTGCTTCTCGATCCCGATGCCAGCAATGCAGACCCTAACGTACAGAGTTTGGGCGGCAAGGTGACACTCACCGTTGACCGCACCAGTGAAAGTGCTTTCACCGTAAAGATGACCAACAGCGCAGCCACCAAGACTTACGCGCAACCATACAAGGAAGAAAATCTGAACGCAGATGCGAGCAACACCAACATCCGTTGCTTCCTGATTCCCGAAGGTTCTTACATCGACTTCCAACAAACCAACATCGTTCCTATTGGCGGCCTTACTTCTGCTCAAGACAAAAATCCGATATCAATGGTACTGCAGAATGTACCCGACCAGGTCAACGTAGGTACTTCGCTCGAAGAAGCCATGACCAATGTTTCGGCCATCGTTACCTTTGAAGAGGGAGTGAGCAAAACTGTATCGGCTTCCGAACTCCATTTCTCTGCCATCCCCGATATGGAGCAACTGGGCGTGAAAACTCTTGTGGCCATCTACAACAAGACCTTTAAGGGTGAGAATTGCGAACTACCGATTGTGGCTAACGCTATTTTTGAAGTCGTGGAAAAGATTGTATCCATTGAGGTGACTACCCCACCCTCGCATATGCAATACTATTATTACACCTCGGCTGCTACCAATACTTTGGCAGACTGGACGATGGCCTTCGACCCAACAGGTATGGTGGTTACAGCAGCTTACGCCAACGGAAATTCAAGAGTCGTTGACAATGCGAAACTCAGCTTCTCTGCCGTTTCTGCGAAGACAGGTTCTCAGACCGTTACCATTACCGCCGAAGAAGGAGTCACTGCAACAGTAGAAGTTACCGTATCCGAGTCAATACCTTCTGAAGTGACCAACACAGCCAAGATGGTAGGAGCTGAAGACAACTCAACGGCCTTCTGGGGAGCTTTCTCAGACGACTTCAAGGTACCTGTGGGCGAGACAAAGTCCATCACCTTCACCAACTACAGCAGTCTGGCTGGGAACTATAGCAACTTTGTTGTGGTTCTCCGCAAAGCCGATACTGCCACCGAATACGCAGTGGTCCGCGCCGACAACTTTGGATGGGGCGACGGATTTGCCGCTTGCCTTTACAGCGGAACACAAGGCGACTGGAGCACTTGGCTTGCCGGTATGAATGGAGCCAAAGTCACGGTTTACGTGACCAACTGCGGTAATGGCACTGCCGACGTTCAGGCAGTGATGGAGGGTACTACAGGTACAACTTCTACCCAGTACTATTTAGGTATCAATACAGTGGATTCCAACGACTTGAACTTCGCATTAACCGTTGACGGTTGTCATCTCGTCTTCAATGAATAAGAATAACTATTAATTTCTTTATCATCCATATCGTTCCTCTTTACCAGAAGAACGATATGGATCTTAAAAAACCTATCAATCAAATGAAAAGACTAACATTTTCCTTAATATCCCTGCTGACGGTCTTCACTTTCATGGCTTGCTCCGATGGGCTGGACAACATCGAATACAATAGAAACAGCGATATAGTCGTAACCATTCCTGAAATAACCGCAACCACAGGCACCTCACTGACCGTCACTTCATTGGTCACCGGCAATGTCAATCAGGTTGTCAAGAAGGGCTTCTGCTACAGCGCCAATGCCCAGAATCCAACCATCAAAGATAACGTAGTGGATGCCGACGAAGACTTCAACGCCACGATTTCCGGCTTGACGGGCAATACCTCTTACTATATCCGTGCTTATGCCTACAGTAACAGCCGTTACACCTACTCGGATGTGCTCACGGCAACCACAGAAAGCCTAAGCCTTGACGAACAGCTCAAAAACTACGTGGCACCCGCCTATGTGGACAATTACGTGGACATAGCCAGTTGGGACCAACGCCATGAATGGAACCTAGCAAACGTGCACGACCCCACCGTGATGCTGGCCGAAGACGGATATTACTATATGTATCAGACGGATGCTTCCTACGGCAATGCACATACAGCCGGCGGACACTTCCACGGCAGACGTTCCAAAGACCTCGTGAACTGGGAATACTTAGGCGGAGTGATGCCATCACTGCCCGGTTGGGTAATTCCGAAGCTGAATGAAATCCGCAGTGAAATGGGGCTGAGCGAAGTTTCGCCCGAAACCGCAGACTTCGGTTACTGGGCACCCTGCGTGCGCAAAGTGAGAAACGGGCTTTACCGTATGTACTACTCCATTGTGTGCCCCGGCTATTTAGACGGAGCCAACTCCTGGGGCGAACGCGCCTTCATCGGTCTATTGGAGAACTCAAACCCCGCCGACAACAACGGTTGGGAAGATAAAGGCTATGTCATCACCAATGCCTCAGACAAAGGGCTGAACTTCCACATCAGACCCGACAACTGGGCTAACTGTTACTACAAGTGGAACGCCATCGACCCAAGCTACCTGATAGACAACGATGGGAAACATTACCTGATTTACGGTTCCTGGCACAGCGGTATAGCTGCCTTGGAGGTAAACGCCGAAACAGGGAAACCGCTGAATACACTGCCAACTCCCTGGGGAACCGGCGAAGATATTGCCGCATACGGTTCATTGATTGCCACCCGGGAAATGGGAAACCGCTGGCAAGCCTCGGAAGGACCGGAGGTCATCTACAACGCTGCCACCGGATACTATTATCTGTTTATGGCTTATGACGCATTGGAAGTCCCCTACAACACCCGTGTCTGCCGCTCCCAAAACATCTATGGTCCCTACCTCGGCATAGACGGCACCAACCTGACCGAAACCGGAGGGGAGATGCTACCCATCGTCACCCACCCCTACAAATTCAACAACAGTCATGGATGGGTAGGAATCGCACATTGCGCTGTGTTTGACGACGGCAACGGCAACTGGTATTATGCTTCGCAAGGCAGATTCCCCGAAAACGTGGGAGGAAATACCTATAGCAATGCCCTCATGATGGGACATGTACGCTCCATACGGTGGAACTCCCAAGGCTGGCCGGTCGTAATGCCCGAACGCTACGGAGCTGTTCCTCAAATAGCCATTACGGAAGATGAACTGGTAGGCAACTGGGAACACATCGACCTGTCTTATTCCTATGGAAAACAGAAGGAATCGAGCAACATGACCCTCGCGGCCGACCATACCATTACAGACGGCACCTGGAAAGGGGGAACCTGGAGCTATGATGCAGAAAAACAAATACTGACTGCCAACGGAGTGGAACTATGCCTGCAACGTGAAGCCGATTGGGAAGCCAATCCACGCACCCACACCATTGTCTATGCTGGATATACCAACAGCAAGACATATTGGGGCAAGAAAACAAAATAAGCATCCCTTGACATACTGAAACAGCTTTGAAATATACAATTTTCAAAGCTGTTTTTTTTCTTTTATGTTACATAACATATTAAAGTGTACATCTTACACTAAATAAAAGTGTTACTTTTACACCCAAAATCGGATAATTATCTCATTTACATTAAAAATAGAACCATGAAAAACAATTTTCTACTTGCAGGAATTGCCGCACTGATGTTATCTGCGTGCAATAACAAGCCAGCTCAGGAGTTGACTTTGTCCGGTCTGAATCCGGTGAATTTCCAAACAGAAGTGAACAATGCCAAAACAGGTCTTTACACCTTGAAGAACAAGTCGGGCATGGAAGTGTGCATTACTAACTTCGGTGGCCGTATTGTTTCCATTATGGTTCCCGACAAAAACGGGAATATGCAGGACGTTGTTCTGGGTTTCGACAGCATTGCTGACTATGTAAACATCCCGAGCGACTTCGGTGCTTCCATCGGCCGTTATGCAAACCGCATCAACCAGGGAAGAATTGTATTGGACGGAGAGACGATCCAATTACCGCAAAACAACTTCGGACACTGTTTGCATGGCGGTCCTAAAGGCTGGCAATACCAAGTATATGAAGCCAATCCGATTGATGAAACTACTCTGGAACTGACTCGTATCTCACCGGACGGTGACTCTAACTTTCCCGGCAACGTAACTGCTAAAGTTCTTTTCAAACTGACAGATGACAACGCTATAGATATAAAGTATAGCGCTACTACAGATAAGAAAACAGTCATCAACATGACTAACCACTCTTACTTCAACTTATCCGGTAATCCTTCAAAAGCTGCAACAGATCATATCTTATATGTAAATGCAGACAATTACACTCCGGTAGACAGTACTTTCATGACCACTGGAGAAATCGTAACAGTTAAAGATACTCCGATGGACTTTACTACTCCTAAAACAATAGGACAAGACATCACAAACTTCGACTTCGTTCAGTTGAAAAACGGAAATGGCTATGACCACAACTGGGTACTGAATACGAATGGAGACATTGCTCAATTAGCAGCAAAACTGACTTCACCTGAAAGCGGCATCACTCTGGAAGTATATACCAACGAACCGGGTATACA encodes the following:
- a CDS encoding RagB/SusD family nutrient uptake outer membrane protein — translated: MKLKKYSLALILGLSTLFSCNDNLGLLNPNQQTSSTFGFNADDLEECVIAAYNHIRMEGSYARVGYTIDVCRGDEAWNSSQVWYMPFDDLNAEVTSDITWWPWREWYYTINVCNFAISRLDEDNSQLSDKMKRIKGQVLFLRGLSYYNLVGYYQNPPLITDYATYSSLEGLYGSNSTYDDVLDQIEKDFQGAIELLPSRDEGSEWSGGRATCGAAAGYYARALMMRQKYSDALPVLKDIIGKKYGTYRLMDNYGDNFREGSAYENNAESLFEVQYLDYGAQGTDDEWTPVNTSPNATQGSAVESNFAPGNYGGWADISASPWLYQLFKGERTTNGTLDPRLYWTIGTYEPDWADFEFGNVAYTQTLTATDNIVTNNIYGGLPIAKFTNLRTGLYSTVVTGLKCGINLRLMRYSDVLLRAAECENEVNGPTQQAIDWINEVRNRANLADLELQDFSNADKLFEQIANVERPKEFGCEFGRGFDLIRWGFFYNNGRLQQLKEHGTVRRSTVGVKNPVNYSDIANDSELKSTFDTYLPGHEFLPIVQQLMNNNPNLRGNSANYSTDNSSYFSSNGWTVRPVVDLSK
- a CDS encoding bacterial Ig-like domain-containing protein, with the translated sequence MRLLKKIAYACCSVTLGLLALTGCEGGELYDVNAPDWISDKIQEIEDSKKQPEEEVLEGMQEDVYTIGNTDFTSGWWAAFSKYYVVPDGEKWNAVINLHINPADNTYYKNFALVITNDVDRGGTGYAEYGVIRFDVTGSPETYNSQWGDHINFQYISGTLLLDPDASNADPNVQSLGGKVTLTVDRTSESAFTVKMTNSAATKTYAQPYKEENLNADASNTNIRCFLIPEGSYIDFQQTNIVPIGGLTSAQDKNPISMVLQNVPDQVNVGTSLEEAMTNVSAIVTFEEGVSKTVSASELHFSAIPDMEQLGVKTLVAIYNKTFKGENCELPIVANAIFEVVEKIVSIEVTTPPSHMQYYYYTSAATNTLADWTMAFDPTGMVVTAAYANGNSRVVDNAKLSFSAVSAKTGSQTVTITAEEGVTATVEVTVSESIPSEVTNTAKMVGAEDNSTAFWGAFSDDFKVPVGETKSITFTNYSSLAGNYSNFVVVLRKADTATEYAVVRADNFGWGDGFAACLYSGTQGDWSTWLAGMNGAKVTVYVTNCGNGTADVQAVMEGTTGTTSTQYYLGINTVDSNDLNFALTVDGCHLVFNE
- a CDS encoding arabinan endo-1,5-alpha-L-arabinosidase, producing the protein MKRLTFSLISLLTVFTFMACSDGLDNIEYNRNSDIVVTIPEITATTGTSLTVTSLVTGNVNQVVKKGFCYSANAQNPTIKDNVVDADEDFNATISGLTGNTSYYIRAYAYSNSRYTYSDVLTATTESLSLDEQLKNYVAPAYVDNYVDIASWDQRHEWNLANVHDPTVMLAEDGYYYMYQTDASYGNAHTAGGHFHGRRSKDLVNWEYLGGVMPSLPGWVIPKLNEIRSEMGLSEVSPETADFGYWAPCVRKVRNGLYRMYYSIVCPGYLDGANSWGERAFIGLLENSNPADNNGWEDKGYVITNASDKGLNFHIRPDNWANCYYKWNAIDPSYLIDNDGKHYLIYGSWHSGIAALEVNAETGKPLNTLPTPWGTGEDIAAYGSLIATREMGNRWQASEGPEVIYNAATGYYYLFMAYDALEVPYNTRVCRSQNIYGPYLGIDGTNLTETGGEMLPIVTHPYKFNNSHGWVGIAHCAVFDDGNGNWYYASQGRFPENVGGNTYSNALMMGHVRSIRWNSQGWPVVMPERYGAVPQIAITEDELVGNWEHIDLSYSYGKQKESSNMTLAADHTITDGTWKGGTWSYDAEKQILTANGVELCLQREADWEANPRTHTIVYAGYTNSKTYWGKKTK
- a CDS encoding aldose epimerase family protein — encoded protein: MKNNFLLAGIAALMLSACNNKPAQELTLSGLNPVNFQTEVNNAKTGLYTLKNKSGMEVCITNFGGRIVSIMVPDKNGNMQDVVLGFDSIADYVNIPSDFGASIGRYANRINQGRIVLDGETIQLPQNNFGHCLHGGPKGWQYQVYEANPIDETTLELTRISPDGDSNFPGNVTAKVLFKLTDDNAIDIKYSATTDKKTVINMTNHSYFNLSGNPSKAATDHILYVNADNYTPVDSTFMTTGEIVTVKDTPMDFTTPKTIGQDITNFDFVQLKNGNGYDHNWVLNTNGDIAQLAAKLTSPESGITLEVYTNEPGIQVYTGNFLDGTVIGKKGITYNQRASVCLETQHYPDSPNKPEWPSVVLEPGQTYNSECIFKFSVEK